One segment of Hemitrygon akajei unplaced genomic scaffold, sHemAka1.3 Scf000085, whole genome shotgun sequence DNA contains the following:
- the LOC140722706 gene encoding uncharacterized protein — MTHQRVHTGERPFTCSGCGKGFISSSQLKGHQRIHTGERPFTCSDCGKGFIWSSQLKVHQRVHTGERPFICSVCDKGFILSSHLLRHQSVHTGVWPFTCSVCGKGFTSSCHLQKHQSVHSGERPFACSDCGKRFTRSSELKVHQRVHTGERPFACSDCGKGFTLSSQLLRHQSVHTGEWPFICSVCGKGFIESSSLQGHQSFHTGKWRFTCSDCGKGFNRLSHLLRHQSVHSGERPFTCSECGKGFSQYSNLQAHWSVHTGERAFTCSDCGKGFTSSSKLKVHQRVHTGERPFTCSNCGKGFTQLASLQVHQSVHTGERPFACS, encoded by the coding sequence atgacacaccagcgagttcacactggggagcggccgttcacctgctcaggctgtgggaagggattcatttcctcatctcaactgaagggacatcaacgaattcacactggagagaggccgttcacctgctcagactgtggaaagggattcatttggtcatcccaactgaaggtacatcagagagttcacactggagagaggccattcatctgctcagtttGTGATAAGGGATTCATtttgtcatctcacctactgagacaccagtcagttcacactggagtgtggccattcacctgctcggtctgtgggaaaggattcacttcgtcatgtcacctacagaaacaccagtcagttcattctggagagaggccatttgcctgctcagactgtgggaagagattcactcggtcatctgaactgaaggtacatcagcgagttcacactggagagaggccgtttgcctgctcagactgtgggaagggattcactttgtcatctcagctactgagacaccagtcagttcacactggggagtggccattcatctgctcagtctgtgggaagggattcattgaaTCATCCTCCCTACAGGGACACCAGTCATTTCACACTGGGAAGTGgcggttcacctgctcagactgtgggaagggattcaatcggttATCTCACCTACTGCGACACCAGtctgttcacagtggggagaggccgttcacctgctcagagtgtgggaaaggattcagtcagtatTCCAACCTACAAGCACACTGGTCtgttcacactggagagcgggcattcacctgctcagactgtgggaaaggattcacttcgtcatctaaactgaaggtacatcagcgagttcacacaggggagaggccgttcacctgctcaaactgcgggaagggattcacacagttagctaGCCTACaagtacaccagtcagttcacactggagagaggccgttcgcctgctca